A window of Penaeus monodon isolate SGIC_2016 unplaced genomic scaffold, NSTDA_Pmon_1 PmonScaffold_23663, whole genome shotgun sequence contains these coding sequences:
- the LOC119570274 gene encoding formin-like protein 3, with protein MDQFYSGCKGVINISNTQYEEPLPHSILHLNIQNPPTLGNSMPIILHHPGSVPPLANNSSLDYKGHNINLKELVDHKLHQDHPESTGREPPKNHHREPPQILPGTTRQIRCRNHYPNPPPIPPLEPPPKSPPEPPANRRRIHRRPPPPLRRNKPCPPPVGLRLESQSGDNSKGAQAEGLSPSEMLTKNVNMKNLLPHCILLPPYPDPPPPPPPGKILLRKTPLLPPENSPPPPENPPSPRKSSAQKDPPLSS; from the exons ATGGATCAGTTTTATTCAGGTTGCAAAGGAGTCATAAACATAAGCAACACTCAGTATGAAGAACCTCTCCCACATTCTATCCTCCACCTCAATATCCAAAATCCTCCAACACTGGGAAATTCTATGCCTATAATCCTCCACCACCCAGGGAGTGTTCCTCCATTGGCAAACAATTCATCTTTAGATTACAAAGGACAT AATATAAATTTGAAGGAGTTGGTGGACCATAAACTCCACCAAGACCACCCCGAATCTACCGGGCGTGAACCCCCCAAAAATCACCACCGGGAACCACCGCAAATCCTCCCCGGAACCACCCGCCAAATCCGCTGCCGGAACCACTACCCAAATCCACCGCCAATCCCGCCGCTGGAACCACCGCCCAAATCCCCGCCGGAACCACCCGCCAACCGCCGCCGGATCCACCGccgccctcctccgcccctccgccgAAATAAACCCTGTCCCCCCCCCGTTGGCCTCCGCTTGGAGAGCCAGTCTGGAGACAACTCCAAAGGGGCCCAAGCTGAGGGTTTATCTCCTTCCGAAATGTTGACAAAA AACGTCAACATGAAGAACCTCCTCCCGCACtgcatcctcctccccccatatccagatccaccaccgccacctccacCCGGAAAAATCCTCCTCCGAAAAACCCCTCTACTTCCTCCAGAGAattccccacctcctccagagaaTCCGCCCTCCCCCAGAAAATCCTCTGCCCAGAAAGATCCTCCACTTTCCTCCTga